In Shewanella sp. GD04112, the sequence TGGAGCTCAAAGGCTATAGCCGCTTAGTCAGCTTGCGTGAAATCGCCGGCAACGACTACAACCTCAACATCCCGCGTTATATCGACAGCAGCGACGGCGAAGACTTGCACGACTTATCCGCCCATTTAGCCGGCGGTATTCCAGAGCGTGACGTCGCTGTCCTCGACAACTACTGGCAAGTGTTACCCAGTCTGCGCGACAGCTTATTTGCACCGCTGCGCCCAGGCTATCTCAAAGCCAAAGTCGTGGCGCGTGATGTAAAAAGTACCATTTTAAACCACAGCGAATTTACCGCCTTTGCCACAATGGCCACAGCACCTTTTGCCAATTGGTTTGCAGAAGCCAAGCTCGATAGCATCGATGGCAGCGAGCTGCCCAAGGCACTGATTGAGCGCATCAGTGAAGCGTTACTCAGTCGCTATGACAATATCCCGCTCATCAGCAAATACGACGTCTACCAGCTGCTGATGGATTATTGGGCCGAGGTGATGCAAGACGACGTGTATGTACTGGTGCAAGACGGCTGGGACGCCGGCAAAAAACTACGGGAATTAATTAGCGCCAAAGGCGATGCAAAAGCGAGTAAAGAAGTCCCTGATTTAGTCATCGGCAAAGCCAAATACAAGGCCGAATTGCTACCGCCAAGCCTCTTGGTTAAGCGCTTTTTTGCCAGTGAACAAACTAAGCTGGAGCAGCTGCAAGCCGAGCTCGATAGCCTAAGCCAGGAGCTGGAAAGTTATATCGAAGAGCACAGTACAGAAGACGGCTTACTCGCTGAAGCACTGAACGACAAAGACAAAGTCACCGCAGCTTCGGTGAAAGCCCGCCTGAAACTGGCGCAAGATGCCGACGAGCGCAAAGCCTTAAAGCATGTGCAGCAACTTTTTGACAGCGAAACCAGCGCCAAAAAAGCCGTCAAAGAGCAACAAGACCAGCTCGACTTATTGGTATTTAAACGCTATGCCACGCTGACCATTGACGAAGTAAAAACCTTATTGGTGCAAGACAAATGGCAAGCCACACTGCAAGGCAGCATTCAAGCCGAAATTGAACGTATGGGGCAGCAACTTGCCAGTCGCGTGAAAGATTTGGAAGAGCGTTATGCCGAACCATTGCCGCAGATTACCCAGTCGGTGGATATATTGAGTGCCAAAGTCGTTGAGCATTTGAAATCGATGGGTTTGGAGTGGGCGGTATGACTGTAAATCGGATTTCAGAAGCTAGTGCAAAATATCTAGTCGATTCATCCACAAGTAATGTGCCGGCTGGATACAAAAAAACAGAAGTTGGGATCATTCCGGAAGATTGGGGTTTTAAGCAAGTTCAAGAGATATGCGATTTTATTGTCCCAGGTAGAAATAAACCCAGATCATTTGATGGGCATATTCCTTGGATAACAACCCCTGACCTCCAGGGGCGTATTCTTGTTAACTCCTCAAAAATGGGGTTAAAAATTTCCCAAGCCGAAGCAAAGTTTATTGGTTCAAAAATTGTTCCAGCAGGGTCAGTAATAATGTCTTGTGTTGGTGAACTTGGCATAGTAGCAATTGCTGAAACTGAGATAGTAATCAATCAACAGCTCCATGCTTTCTTACCTTCGAAAGACATAAATAACTACTTTCTTGCATGCTTACTTCTATCGTTAGAAAAGTATTTTTATAGCGTGGCAACAAAAACAACGCTTCCATATTTAAATAAGGACCGGTGTAACAGTACTCCTATTTTTATCCCCTCAATGGAAGAACAAGCCGCCATAGCCAATGCCTTATCGGATGTGGATGCGTTGATTCAGGAATTGGAAAAGCTGATTGCGAAAAAGCAGGCGATTAAAACCGCGACCATGCAACAACTGCTCACCGGCCGCACCCGCCTACCACCCTTTGGTTTTGAAAAGAGTGCCCACCACCCCAACGGCCGCAAAAAAGGCTACAAACCTAGCGAACTCGGCGAAATCCCAGAGGATTGGGAGATTTATCCTCTTTCGTCGATTTGTGATGTTCGAGACGGTACTCATGACTCGCCGAAATATAAAGGCAATGGCATCCCTTTAGTAACGTCAAAAAATATTGTTAACGATGTTTTGGATATGACAGATGTTTCTCTGATTTCATTCGAAGATGCGTTTGAGATAAACAAACGATCCAAAGTTGACAAGGGAGACGTCATTATGTCGATGATCGGAAGCGTTGGCAGTGCAGTGCTCTTGCGACAAGCACCTGAATTTTGCATCAAAAACGTTGCTCTCTTTAAACCAAGAAACGTGCTGGGCGAGTTTTTAGTACAATTAATACGGTCCAAGGTATTTCAAGATTATCTTGCAAATAGTATGGATGGTGGAATACAAAAATTTGTGTCGCTAGGAACGCTTAGGAGTATGGAGATTGCTTTGCCTACAAAAGAGGAACAATCGACTCTTGCCACAATTTTGTGTGATATGGATGAGGAAATTCAAACCTTAGACCAACGCCTAAACAAAACCCGTCAAATAAAACAAGGCATGATGCAAGAGCTGCTGACTGGCAAAACCCGTTTAGTTAAACCCGCTGAGCCAGCCTGATGAGTGTGGGAGCCGCTTGGTTTATTGGCTGGGATGTTGGCGCCTGGCACTGCGACAAAGGCGATAGCCGCGATGCCTTGGTAATACTCAATCACCAAGGCAAGCTGCTCTGTAAGCCATGGCGTGGCAATTTACGCAGCTGCATTGCGCAAAGTGAAAGTTTTAGCCAGTGGCTGCATGTAGTTGCAGGCTTGTGCGGGCTGGAAATGCCTAGCCAAGTGGCGCATGAGCCACATACGGTAACCCTCGCCATTGATACACCGCTTGGGTTTTCCAACGATTTTGTCGCGCTGCTCTCGGGTGCAGCCACCACCAAGCCATTTAGCAAATTCAGCGAAAACCCATACCTATACCGCGAAACGGAGCTGCTGTTATTTCAGCACGGCTATAGCCCGCTATCGGCAGTGAAAGACATGATCGGCAGCCAAGCCACCAAAGGCCTGCATTTCCTGCGCAAATTCGGCTTTACGCCAACCCCAAGCGGCATCTGGCAGCTTAACCAAAGTAGCCAAAGCCACCAAAACCCTTGCCAACACCGCGCATTTGAAAGTTACCCGACAGTGCTAAAAACCTCAGCCATGGTGGCCCAATACATCGAACAACTGCGCACTCAAACCCACTTCGACAGCTGGAACCAAGACAGCCAAGACGCCACCTACTGCGCCATCGCCGCACTGTTACAAACCCAACATCCAGAGTTAATGGCAGCACCAAATTCTGATGTCACTGCCGAGAGTTGGATCTATGTCCCGAAGGAATGTTTAAGCGATGTTCGCAAAGGCTAAGTGTTGGTGTAATATGAGTTTTTCATGCCGATGTAGGGACAAATTAACACTTGGTGAGTAGTACAGAGTTTACTAAAGCTAAAGGGAATAGCGTGCATAACCTAGACAAAGCAATTATCTCAGTCAGCAAGTTGTTACAGCAGCCCGCGTTGAATATCCCAGCGTATCAGCGGCCGTATAAATGGACACAACAGCACCTTAATGCACTGCTCGATGATATTAAGCTGCATAGTGACAAATCAGCCTATCGCTTGGGCTCCGTGGTATTTCATTGCCACAGTGAAAATAGCAATGAACGGTTGGATATTGTCGACGGCCAACAGCGCACCTTGACATTGGTATTGCTGGTGCAAGCTTTACTTGTTGTCCGTTTTGACAGTCTAGTGCGCCAGGATGTGAAAGAGGTGCTTGAGCGTTTACGGCAGCCTTTAACTGCTTTTTTAAAACGTCAGCACTTTGGTAGTGATATCAGTGCAGATAATTTGCACCAAAACTTTATGGCAGCCAAACGGGCGGTTGCAAGGCCAGACTTTACTGAGGCGATCATTGATTTTTTGCTGAAGCGCTGTCAAGTCGTTACCTTTGTATTGCAGGACGTTTCGGAAGCATTTCAGTTTTTTGACTCGCAAAACGCCCGTGGTCGTGACTTAGAGCCACATGATTTGCTAAAAGCCTTCCATTTACGAGAGTTTTCTCAAGCTGAGAATCATTTAAAAGCACAGTCAGTTAGCCACTGGGAAAGTTTAGCCAGCGCCGATTTAGCGCAACTATTTGCCACCTATTTGTTTCGGATCCGGCGCTGGGCGCACGGTCAACACGCGCAGTATTTTAGTAAGACGCAAGTGGATGTGTTCAAAGGTGTCAATCTTGAGCAAACCGGGCTTTACCCATACGTGGAGCCGTTACGCATTGCTCACCATTTTGTCGACCATTACAACCAAGAATATCAGCGCAAAATCGATCATCAGATCATGACGTTTCCATTTCATCTAGATCAGATGATTATCAATGGGCGGCGTTTTTTTGAGATGACCAGTCATTATCAGCAAAAAATTGCGAGCATTGTGAATGACGAGCACGCCAATCAACAGCAATCAGCGACCCACTTATTTGGCATGGTCCTGGATGAAAGGGCTCGTGAAATCCTGCATACCTTGAATACGTATTCCGCCAGAACCCGAACCGGTGATCAGTACATCAGAACGTTGTTCGATTGTGGACTGATTTTTTATCTGGATAAATTCGGCACTCATCAAGTATCCCAAGCAATTGAAAAGTTGTTTATTTGGGCGTACCGCTGCCGATTGCACATGCAAGTGGTGCAACTTGCAACCATGGACAACTATGCACTGGACAACAATGTGTTTGAACGCATTAAACAGGCTGTTAAACCCAGTGATGTGCTGAGTTGGTCATTAAGCACGGTAAAAAATGCTGATGTCAAAGGCACTAAGGTCGAAGCGATTAAAGCTCTGTTTTTAAGGCTTGGTTATTATGAATAATGCAGTACAGAGTTTTACGGTAAGGG encodes:
- a CDS encoding DUF262 domain-containing protein translates to MHNLDKAIISVSKLLQQPALNIPAYQRPYKWTQQHLNALLDDIKLHSDKSAYRLGSVVFHCHSENSNERLDIVDGQQRTLTLVLLVQALLVVRFDSLVRQDVKEVLERLRQPLTAFLKRQHFGSDISADNLHQNFMAAKRAVARPDFTEAIIDFLLKRCQVVTFVLQDVSEAFQFFDSQNARGRDLEPHDLLKAFHLREFSQAENHLKAQSVSHWESLASADLAQLFATYLFRIRRWAHGQHAQYFSKTQVDVFKGVNLEQTGLYPYVEPLRIAHHFVDHYNQEYQRKIDHQIMTFPFHLDQMIINGRRFFEMTSHYQQKIASIVNDEHANQQQSATHLFGMVLDERAREILHTLNTYSARTRTGDQYIRTLFDCGLIFYLDKFGTHQVSQAIEKLFIWAYRCRLHMQVVQLATMDNYALDNNVFERIKQAVKPSDVLSWSLSTVKNADVKGTKVEAIKALFLRLGYYE
- a CDS encoding restriction endonuclease subunit S, which gives rise to MTVNRISEASAKYLVDSSTSNVPAGYKKTEVGIIPEDWGFKQVQEICDFIVPGRNKPRSFDGHIPWITTPDLQGRILVNSSKMGLKISQAEAKFIGSKIVPAGSVIMSCVGELGIVAIAETEIVINQQLHAFLPSKDINNYFLACLLLSLEKYFYSVATKTTLPYLNKDRCNSTPIFIPSMEEQAAIANALSDVDALIQELEKLIAKKQAIKTATMQQLLTGRTRLPPFGFEKSAHHPNGRKKGYKPSELGEIPEDWEIYPLSSICDVRDGTHDSPKYKGNGIPLVTSKNIVNDVLDMTDVSLISFEDAFEINKRSKVDKGDVIMSMIGSVGSAVLLRQAPEFCIKNVALFKPRNVLGEFLVQLIRSKVFQDYLANSMDGGIQKFVSLGTLRSMEIALPTKEEQSTLATILCDMDEEIQTLDQRLNKTRQIKQGMMQELLTGKTRLVKPAEPA